In one window of Leifsonia sp. NPDC080035 DNA:
- a CDS encoding putative T7SS-secreted protein: MSDKEFQPLTGDPDLLETKAKHYQAIGEAIQRASKELNKIHDVDGYKSQAVDKLKEMSKDTADDISKAKDRYAKTASALIAYAASLREAKDDADKAIALINSKQADADAAKTAAKTAHTDAQNAKPDDASTAKKSADDADDAARDANAALQAAHQAWYDAKDKKDGAARKAVDAIVDVVDHHNNGLKNPGFWDKVMDVISTIGDIAGVLAIFFSWVPILGQVLVVIALVASVIKLVDAVVKYAKGEGSILGIVGAAVGVALSLFGGRIFAFLGKAARVKSLARVPKLAAGAQRTSQDALKLRIADRLMTSARSKLFQKPLDDVNPVKIWQAAGESAAGQREAYRALVTDGADKMKAMRTLLGIDKNMTSAVIHDARDLQWRNPLTAVVAYHQGSALYNKAAGLANVPNSIDTLVNKFSGGPAHSDAPKLPSVDLTKFAVDHADRYTPTYKSNNVWGG; this comes from the coding sequence GTGAGTGACAAGGAATTCCAGCCGCTGACCGGCGACCCCGACCTGCTCGAGACCAAGGCCAAGCACTACCAGGCGATCGGCGAGGCCATCCAGCGGGCGTCGAAGGAGCTGAACAAGATCCACGACGTCGATGGCTACAAATCTCAAGCGGTCGACAAGCTCAAGGAGATGTCCAAGGACACCGCGGACGACATCTCGAAGGCCAAGGACCGCTACGCGAAGACCGCGTCCGCGCTCATCGCCTACGCCGCCTCCCTCCGCGAGGCGAAGGACGACGCCGACAAGGCCATCGCCCTGATCAACAGCAAGCAGGCCGACGCCGACGCGGCGAAGACGGCGGCGAAGACCGCGCACACCGACGCCCAGAACGCCAAGCCCGACGACGCGTCCACGGCCAAGAAGTCGGCGGACGACGCCGACGACGCCGCCAGGGACGCGAACGCCGCCCTGCAGGCCGCCCACCAGGCCTGGTACGACGCCAAGGACAAGAAGGACGGCGCGGCGAGGAAAGCGGTCGACGCGATCGTCGACGTCGTCGACCACCACAACAACGGTCTGAAGAACCCCGGGTTCTGGGACAAGGTCATGGATGTGATCAGCACCATCGGCGACATCGCCGGCGTGCTCGCGATCTTCTTCTCCTGGGTGCCCATCCTCGGCCAGGTCCTCGTCGTCATCGCCCTCGTCGCCTCCGTCATCAAGCTGGTGGACGCAGTGGTCAAGTACGCGAAGGGCGAGGGCAGCATCCTCGGCATCGTCGGCGCCGCCGTCGGTGTCGCGCTCAGCCTCTTCGGCGGACGGATCTTCGCGTTCCTCGGCAAGGCCGCGCGCGTCAAGAGTCTGGCCCGCGTCCCGAAGCTCGCCGCCGGTGCGCAGCGCACCTCCCAGGACGCGCTCAAGCTGCGCATCGCCGACCGGCTGATGACGTCGGCGAGAAGCAAGCTGTTCCAGAAGCCGCTGGACGACGTCAACCCGGTCAAGATCTGGCAGGCGGCCGGCGAGTCCGCCGCGGGCCAGCGCGAGGCCTACCGGGCGCTGGTCACGGACGGCGCGGACAAGATGAAGGCGATGCGCACGCTGCTCGGCATCGACAAGAACATGACGTCGGCCGTGATCCACGACGCCCGCGACCTCCAGTGGCGGAACCCGCTCACGGCGGTCGTCGCGTACCATCAGGGCAGCGCGCTGTACAACAAGGCCGCGGGGCTGGCGAACGTGCCGAACTCCATCGACACGCTCGTGAACAAGTTCAGCGGCGGCCCTGCGCACTCGGACGCCCCGAAGCTGCCGAGCGTCGACCTGACCAAGTTCGCGGTCGACCACGCCGACAGGTACACGCCGACGTACAAGTCCAACAACGTCTGGGGAGGCTGA
- a CDS encoding FtsK/SpoIIIE domain-containing protein, which yields MRLKLTLARSAGSTDDIVVTADAAASISEIAATIGRIDPKRTGTLADDAALTLRAQLPGQAEPLILPPDAPVGEAWIGSGATVALADAGLHYAPPELGETPVLATLRILSGPDAGRDFPLRSGSTVLGRDEGCDIVLQDPLVSKRHVRFEAGDGVEVVDLGSANGVVVDGGLVTRFTVRRSETLLIGDTEVELSVAAGSEAPQATPTAGPVFFNRSPRVERRYTGQVFQAPEVPGEKDDPPFPLLAMIAPVLLGGAMFFITRQPTTLLFVLLSPVMLIGNYVASRTRGKRKLKKQIAVFEQRLAALTDKLDEERVRETELRRAETPTTADALSQAVLRGPLLWTRRPEHWSFLNLQLGRGSMTSRNSIQSSERGELIPEFQERLDAVIRSHERVEDVPVLDNLYESGALGIAGPAEHAAGSVNSVLVQLTALHSPAELAVAALVSPRWSKELGWLKWMPHTSSPHSPVAGGHLADSASSAASVLSALEGLVEERLATAKRSAQRRGAMEQERAALERGAEVGGGQTVDGTPSPVPAVVVVISDDVALDRARLVQFAEAAADAGVFPVWISDDVAALPAVCRTYLAHTDQPHRATAGFVRLGETVTDVVTEPVSAATALDYARRMAPVIDAGALVADASDLPRSVSLVTLLGHELAESSSAVIDRWRQNASIHDRSSSARPAKRRPGTLRATIGSAGVDPMHLDLRTQGPHALVGGTTGAGKSEFLQAWVLGMAAEYSPDRVTFLFVDYKGGSAFADCVNLPHCVGLVTDLSPHLVRRALTSLRAELHHREHLLNRKKAKDLLELEKRGDPDSPPALVLVIDEFAALVGEVPEFVDGVVDIAQRGRSLGIHLIMATQRPAGVIKDNLRANTNLRIALRMADESDSQDVVGVPDAAHFDQGLPGRGMAKTGPGRLTTFQSAYGGGWTTREPERAGIEVAELRFGGEVRWEEERPAEQPDRDLGPTDQQRLVASIVRAHSAARIPAPRRPWLDELAAGYDLGLLRQRTDAELLLGVSDIPDRQEQRPVYFRPDVDGNLAIYGTGGSGKSTVLRTIASAAAITPRGGPVHVYGLDFGAGSLRMLEKLPHVGSIIPGDDAERIIRLFRTLKQTLEERGPRYAEANASSITEYRSLTGRLDEPRILLLVDGFPSFREDFEIPAGRSQWYDVFRDILADGRRLGMHVALTGDRAGAVPTAIGALVQRRVVLRLAEDGYGMLDVPNDILSPASPPGRAIVDGFETQIAVLGGSRAVSDQSEAVRRLAEAMERAGIRPAPAIGSLPKEVPLSSLPVAHGDSPVLGVSDVDLGPYGFEPSGTMLVAGPPASGRTTALATLASSLARFDPQARLYYLGSSRSPLAASPLWAGTALTPADAAELAKDLTAAVTDPDTEGRIAVFVESIGDFLQTPADSPIVELVRAARRSDHLLVAEAETSAWGSSWPLLGEVKNGRRGILLQPDSMEGDLLLKTPLPRLNRSEFPPGRGMYIHKGTFTRVQLPV from the coding sequence GTGCGCCTGAAACTCACCCTCGCCCGTTCCGCCGGAAGCACGGACGACATCGTCGTCACCGCCGACGCCGCCGCCAGCATCTCCGAGATCGCCGCGACCATCGGCCGCATCGACCCGAAGCGCACGGGCACGCTCGCCGACGACGCCGCGCTCACCCTGCGCGCGCAGCTGCCCGGCCAGGCCGAGCCGCTGATCCTGCCGCCGGACGCCCCGGTCGGCGAGGCGTGGATCGGGAGCGGCGCGACGGTCGCCCTCGCGGATGCCGGCCTGCACTACGCGCCCCCGGAGCTCGGCGAGACGCCGGTGCTCGCGACCCTGCGCATCCTGAGCGGTCCGGACGCCGGGCGCGACTTCCCGCTGCGCTCGGGCTCGACGGTGCTCGGCCGCGACGAGGGCTGCGACATCGTGCTGCAGGACCCGCTGGTGTCGAAGCGGCACGTCCGCTTCGAGGCGGGCGACGGTGTGGAGGTGGTCGACCTCGGCTCGGCGAACGGCGTCGTCGTCGACGGTGGCCTGGTCACCCGGTTCACCGTGCGCCGCTCCGAGACGCTGCTGATCGGCGACACCGAGGTGGAGCTGTCGGTCGCGGCGGGATCGGAGGCGCCGCAGGCGACGCCGACCGCCGGGCCGGTGTTCTTCAACCGGTCGCCGCGGGTGGAGCGCCGCTACACCGGGCAGGTGTTCCAGGCGCCGGAGGTGCCGGGAGAGAAGGACGACCCGCCCTTCCCGCTGCTGGCGATGATCGCGCCCGTGCTGCTCGGCGGCGCGATGTTCTTCATCACCCGCCAGCCGACGACGCTGCTGTTCGTACTGCTGTCCCCTGTGATGCTGATCGGCAACTACGTGGCGAGCCGCACCAGGGGAAAGCGCAAGCTGAAGAAGCAGATCGCCGTGTTCGAGCAGCGTCTCGCGGCGCTCACGGACAAGCTGGACGAGGAGCGTGTCCGGGAGACGGAGCTGCGTCGAGCGGAGACGCCGACGACGGCGGACGCGCTGTCCCAGGCCGTGCTGCGCGGGCCGCTGCTGTGGACCCGGCGCCCCGAGCACTGGTCGTTCCTGAACCTGCAGCTCGGGCGCGGCTCGATGACCTCGCGCAACAGCATCCAGTCGAGCGAACGCGGCGAGCTCATCCCGGAGTTCCAGGAGCGCCTGGATGCGGTGATCCGCTCGCACGAGCGCGTCGAGGACGTGCCGGTGCTCGACAACCTCTACGAGTCGGGCGCCCTCGGCATCGCAGGACCCGCGGAGCACGCGGCGGGGTCGGTCAACTCGGTGCTCGTGCAGCTGACCGCGCTGCACTCCCCCGCCGAGCTCGCCGTCGCCGCACTGGTCTCGCCGCGCTGGTCGAAGGAGCTGGGCTGGCTGAAGTGGATGCCGCACACCTCCTCCCCGCACAGCCCGGTCGCCGGAGGACACCTGGCCGACAGCGCATCGAGCGCGGCGAGCGTGCTGAGCGCGCTCGAGGGGCTCGTGGAGGAGCGCCTGGCCACGGCGAAGCGGTCCGCGCAGCGCCGCGGAGCGATGGAGCAGGAGCGCGCGGCGCTCGAGCGCGGCGCCGAGGTCGGCGGCGGCCAGACGGTCGACGGCACGCCGTCCCCGGTGCCCGCCGTCGTCGTCGTCATCTCCGACGACGTCGCCCTCGATCGGGCCCGGCTCGTGCAGTTCGCGGAGGCCGCCGCCGACGCCGGTGTGTTCCCGGTCTGGATCTCCGACGACGTGGCGGCGCTCCCCGCCGTGTGCCGCACGTACCTCGCGCACACCGACCAGCCACACCGCGCCACCGCCGGCTTCGTGCGGCTGGGCGAGACGGTGACCGACGTCGTGACCGAGCCGGTCTCCGCCGCGACCGCGCTCGACTACGCGCGCCGGATGGCCCCGGTCATCGACGCGGGCGCCCTCGTCGCCGACGCCAGCGATCTGCCGCGCTCGGTGTCCCTCGTCACGCTGCTCGGCCACGAGCTGGCGGAGTCGTCGTCCGCGGTCATCGACCGCTGGCGGCAGAACGCGTCCATCCACGACCGCTCCTCAAGCGCTCGGCCCGCCAAACGCCGGCCGGGGACGCTGCGCGCGACCATCGGGTCGGCAGGGGTCGACCCGATGCACCTGGACCTGCGCACGCAGGGTCCGCACGCGCTCGTGGGCGGCACGACCGGCGCCGGTAAGAGCGAATTCCTGCAGGCGTGGGTGCTCGGGATGGCGGCGGAGTACAGCCCCGACAGGGTCACCTTCCTCTTCGTCGACTACAAGGGCGGCTCCGCCTTCGCCGACTGCGTCAACCTGCCGCACTGCGTCGGCCTCGTCACCGACCTCTCCCCGCACCTCGTGCGCCGTGCGCTGACCAGCCTCCGCGCCGAGCTGCACCACCGCGAGCACCTGCTCAACCGCAAGAAGGCCAAGGATCTGCTGGAGCTGGAGAAGCGCGGCGACCCGGACAGCCCTCCCGCGCTCGTGCTCGTGATCGACGAGTTCGCCGCGCTCGTCGGCGAGGTGCCCGAGTTCGTCGACGGCGTCGTGGACATCGCCCAGCGCGGACGCTCGCTCGGCATCCACCTGATCATGGCGACGCAGCGACCCGCCGGCGTGATCAAGGACAACCTGCGCGCCAACACCAACCTGCGCATCGCGCTGCGGATGGCGGACGAGTCCGACAGCCAGGACGTCGTCGGGGTGCCGGACGCGGCGCACTTCGACCAGGGGCTGCCGGGCCGCGGGATGGCGAAGACCGGTCCCGGCCGGCTGACCACCTTCCAGTCGGCGTACGGCGGCGGCTGGACGACCCGCGAGCCGGAACGAGCGGGCATCGAGGTCGCCGAGCTGAGGTTCGGCGGCGAGGTGCGCTGGGAGGAGGAGCGCCCGGCCGAGCAGCCGGACCGCGACCTCGGCCCGACGGACCAGCAACGTCTGGTCGCCTCGATCGTGCGCGCCCACAGCGCGGCGCGCATCCCCGCGCCCCGCCGCCCGTGGCTCGACGAGCTCGCCGCGGGCTACGACCTCGGCCTGCTGCGGCAGCGCACGGACGCGGAACTGCTGCTCGGCGTCTCCGACATCCCGGACCGTCAGGAGCAGCGCCCGGTGTACTTCCGGCCGGACGTGGACGGCAACCTGGCCATCTACGGCACCGGCGGCTCCGGCAAGTCCACGGTGCTGCGCACCATCGCCTCCGCCGCGGCGATCACGCCGCGCGGCGGCCCCGTGCACGTCTACGGCCTCGACTTCGGCGCGGGCAGCCTGCGGATGCTGGAGAAGCTGCCGCACGTCGGCTCGATCATCCCTGGCGACGACGCCGAGCGGATCATCCGGCTGTTCCGCACGCTGAAGCAGACGCTGGAGGAGCGCGGCCCGCGCTACGCGGAGGCGAACGCGTCCAGCATCACAGAGTACCGGTCGCTGACCGGGCGCCTGGACGAGCCGCGCATCCTGCTGCTGGTGGACGGCTTCCCGAGCTTCCGCGAGGACTTCGAGATCCCGGCGGGCCGCTCGCAGTGGTACGACGTGTTCCGCGACATCCTGGCCGACGGCCGCCGGCTCGGGATGCACGTCGCGCTCACCGGCGACCGTGCGGGCGCCGTGCCGACGGCGATCGGCGCGCTCGTGCAGCGCCGGGTCGTGTTGCGGCTCGCCGAGGACGGCTACGGGATGCTCGACGTGCCGAACGACATCCTCTCGCCCGCGTCCCCTCCCGGCCGCGCGATCGTGGACGGCTTCGAGACGCAGATCGCCGTGCTCGGCGGCTCCCGCGCCGTGTCCGACCAGTCCGAGGCGGTGCGGAGGCTCGCCGAGGCGATGGAGCGGGCGGGCATCCGGCCGGCGCCGGCCATCGGGTCGCTGCCGAAGGAGGTGCCGCTGTCCTCGCTGCCGGTCGCGCACGGCGACAGCCCGGTGCTCGGCGTCAGCGACGTGGACCTCGGCCCGTACGGGTTCGAGCCGAGCGGGACGATGCTGGTCGCAGGCCCACCGGCGAGCGGCCGGACCACCGCGCTCGCGACGCTCGCGTCCTCGCTCGCGCGCTTCGACCCGCAGGCGCGGCTCTACTACCTTGGCTCGTCGCGGTCGCCGCTCGCCGCCTCCCCGCTGTGGGCGGGCACGGCGCTCACGCCCGCCGACGCCGCCGAGCTCGCGAAGGACCTCACGGCGGCCGTCACCGATCCGGACACCGAGGGCAGGATCGCGGTGTTCGTGGAGAGCATCGGCGACTTCCTGCAGACCCCGGCCGACTCCCCGATCGTGGAGCTGGTGCGCGCCGCACGCCGCAGCGACCATCTGCTGGTTGCCGAGGCGGAGACGAGCGCGTGGGGGTCGTCGTGGCCGCTGCTCGGCGAGGTGAAGAACGGGCGGCGCGGGATCCTGCTGCAGCCGGACTCGATGGAGGGCGACCTGCTGCTGAAGACGCCGCTGCCGCGGCTGAACAGGTCGGAGTTCCCTCCCGGACGCGGGATGTACATCCACAAGGGCACGTTCACGCGGGTGCAGCTGCCGGTGTGA
- a CDS encoding prepilin-type N-terminal cleavage/methylation domain-containing protein: MTPARLHHRLRRDESGISLVEWIVAMFVFGIVITLIANLYVSTTRAMDNAQNTNQNTRSASNAMNEVARMLRAGTDNPIQATGFGTPPPNDPAFVYARNESVLFYAFVNLTGTAQQPIQVRLRIDATTRKLYEDIWPATNIGNGYWSFPAESTTPQKTRILADAIAPQTGTAPWTFTYLDASNNPITTSAGAAGGVANVKTTLATIAAVQVSLTILTKLGVTAHSVTLQNSVGLPNLGQNRVIS; encoded by the coding sequence GTGACCCCCGCGCGGCTGCACCACCGCCTGCGGCGCGACGAGAGCGGCATCAGCCTGGTCGAGTGGATCGTCGCGATGTTCGTCTTCGGCATCGTCATCACCCTCATCGCGAACCTTTACGTCAGCACCACGCGCGCGATGGACAACGCGCAGAACACGAACCAGAACACCCGCTCGGCCTCCAACGCCATGAACGAGGTCGCCAGGATGCTGCGCGCCGGGACCGACAACCCGATCCAGGCGACCGGCTTCGGCACGCCGCCGCCGAACGACCCCGCGTTCGTCTACGCGCGCAACGAGTCGGTGCTGTTCTACGCGTTCGTCAACCTGACCGGCACCGCCCAGCAGCCCATCCAGGTGCGGCTGCGCATCGACGCGACGACCCGCAAGCTGTACGAGGACATCTGGCCGGCGACCAACATCGGCAACGGCTACTGGTCGTTTCCCGCCGAGTCCACGACCCCGCAGAAGACCAGGATTCTCGCCGACGCCATCGCGCCGCAGACCGGCACGGCCCCGTGGACCTTCACCTATCTGGATGCGAGCAATAACCCCATCACGACGAGCGCGGGAGCGGCGGGCGGTGTCGCCAACGTCAAGACCACGCTGGCGACCATCGCCGCCGTCCAGGTGTCGCTGACCATCCTCACCAAGCTCGGGGTCACCGCTCACTCAGTGACGCTGCAGAACTCCGTCGGCCTCCCGAACCTCGGACAGAACAGGGTGATCTCATGA
- a CDS encoding DUF6121 family protein: MRDERAYTTVVACFAAGLYLAVLVAAFGLISLATNTEVIADPSAGPLVGPVMTGAAVVMLLVFLIVLGRRVPGAAQRVAPGVAFGVAVACYAVYIGAGGVVGAAGDPSQPFHYFLFAFDQLLSWYSLTVAVAAFVVTLLYQLVLVGRFQQRGRPRWPWERDDDE; encoded by the coding sequence ATGCGTGACGAGCGCGCGTACACGACGGTCGTCGCGTGCTTCGCGGCCGGGCTCTACCTGGCGGTGCTGGTCGCGGCGTTCGGCCTGATCTCGCTGGCCACGAACACCGAGGTGATCGCCGACCCGTCGGCGGGGCCGCTGGTCGGCCCGGTGATGACCGGCGCCGCGGTCGTGATGCTGCTGGTCTTCCTGATCGTGCTCGGCCGGCGCGTGCCCGGTGCCGCACAGCGCGTCGCCCCCGGTGTCGCGTTCGGCGTCGCGGTCGCCTGCTACGCGGTCTACATCGGCGCCGGCGGTGTGGTCGGCGCGGCCGGTGACCCGAGCCAGCCGTTCCACTACTTCCTGTTCGCGTTCGACCAGCTGCTCAGCTGGTACTCGCTCACCGTCGCCGTCGCCGCGTTCGTGGTGACCCTGCTCTACCAGCTGGTTCTGGTCGGCCGGTTCCAGCAGCGCGGCCGCCCGCGCTGGCCGTGGGAGCGCGACGACGACGAGTGA
- a CDS encoding prepilin peptidase, which produces MTGATASALLWSLVVLGGVLGLAVGSFLNVVAYRLPIGASLVSPPSACPGCGSAIRAYDNIPVLSWLALRGRCRDCREPINWRYPVVEAATGVLFVVVAVVFLPGFGTGSAVSAALTLAAFLYLAAVSVALAVIDIDTHTLPNRIVLPAYAVGGLLLGAALIVDGEWGRLLSAAVGCVGAFLFYLVLALARPGGMGFGDVKLAGVLGLYLGSLGWAQLAIGVFAAFVLGGVYGIALTLARRATRRSGIPFGPWMLAGAWLGILAGGPLWAGYLALIGLG; this is translated from the coding sequence ATGACCGGCGCGACCGCCTCCGCGCTGCTCTGGTCCCTCGTCGTTCTCGGTGGGGTGCTCGGTCTCGCCGTCGGTTCCTTCCTGAACGTGGTCGCCTACCGCCTGCCGATCGGCGCCTCCCTCGTGAGTCCGCCGAGCGCGTGCCCGGGATGCGGCTCGGCGATCCGGGCATACGACAACATCCCCGTGCTGTCCTGGCTGGCACTGCGCGGCCGGTGCCGGGACTGCCGCGAACCGATCAACTGGCGCTACCCCGTCGTCGAGGCGGCGACCGGCGTGCTGTTCGTCGTCGTGGCGGTCGTCTTCCTGCCGGGATTCGGGACGGGGAGCGCGGTGTCCGCCGCGCTGACCCTGGCGGCCTTCCTCTACCTCGCCGCAGTCAGCGTTGCCCTGGCCGTGATCGACATCGACACGCACACGCTGCCGAACCGGATCGTGCTGCCGGCCTATGCCGTCGGCGGCCTCCTGCTCGGGGCGGCGCTGATCGTCGACGGCGAGTGGGGGAGGCTGCTGTCGGCGGCCGTCGGCTGCGTCGGGGCGTTCCTCTTCTATCTCGTCCTCGCGCTCGCCCGACCGGGAGGGATGGGCTTCGGCGACGTCAAGCTCGCGGGTGTGCTCGGCCTGTACCTCGGCTCCCTCGGCTGGGCCCAGCTGGCGATCGGCGTCTTCGCCGCGTTCGTCCTGGGGGGCGTGTACGGCATCGCGCTCACGCTCGCCCGGCGCGCCACGCGGCGCAGCGGCATCCCATTCGGCCCGTGGATGCTCGCCGGGGCGTGGCTCGGAATTCTCGCCGGCGGACCGCTCTGGGCGGGCTACCTGGCTCTGATCGGACTCGGCTGA
- a CDS encoding WXG100 family type VII secretion target has protein sequence MANMNVTYGEMTDAANRLTAGKDDITAKLHELQNLVNGLVNGGFVTDQASGAFHSSYEQFTKGTTEAVNGLDGMSQFLTKAADALQNVDSELAKGIGG, from the coding sequence ATGGCCAACATGAACGTCACGTACGGCGAGATGACCGATGCCGCCAACCGCCTCACCGCGGGCAAGGACGACATCACCGCCAAGCTGCACGAGCTCCAGAACCTCGTGAACGGCCTCGTCAACGGCGGCTTCGTCACCGACCAGGCGTCCGGAGCGTTCCACAGCTCCTACGAGCAGTTCACGAAGGGCACCACCGAGGCCGTGAACGGTCTCGACGGGATGTCGCAGTTCCTCACCAAGGCGGCGGACGCCCTGCAGAACGTGGACAGCGAGCTCGCCAAGGGCATCGGCGGCTGA
- a CDS encoding prepilin-type N-terminal cleavage/methylation domain-containing protein produces the protein MSALLARLRSIRTSESGVSLIEVIVAMMIFAIISVGVAYSLLSAFTITGDSRSRAVASNLAAQEIDLDRSSGDLFSLNSTDTDKQVRVPAGTGLVYSIKRIASWVYASGADVNCNASAASSMLYKRIRVEVSWPNMIGQPVTSDTVIAPSTKVSIDTLGTILVSTRSAAGTPVAGVGVAVSPNPGSVPTATDSMGCSYVLKVPTGTYTVTASLPGYVDPLQNPTPSSTTVKVEAGKSTSASFTYDKAGTMKWSWPTGGVIVPSTASVSFLGTYGVWSTAASSPTTATLFPSTEYDVVAGTYVPYTDSTNSGCRSPNPGDWPQYTSAGKTYAAPAPPSGTVAPGATATPLDIGKLPMGTITVTNPSNQTGKLTIRAVSTAPFVSGDPGCTAKPQAIDFSTQLGASANSKMTIALPYGAWTLKYGTSTNPTTVAPSSWLSVPTGATGVTIGSGGAFTLDPRVVQP, from the coding sequence ATGTCAGCTCTGCTCGCGCGTCTGCGCTCCATCCGGACCTCTGAGTCCGGCGTCAGCCTCATCGAGGTGATCGTCGCCATGATGATCTTCGCGATCATCTCCGTCGGCGTCGCCTACTCGCTGCTCTCCGCGTTCACCATCACCGGCGACTCCCGGTCGCGCGCCGTCGCGAGCAACCTCGCCGCGCAGGAGATCGACCTCGACCGTTCCAGCGGCGACCTGTTCTCGCTCAACAGCACGGACACCGACAAGCAGGTGCGGGTGCCCGCCGGCACCGGCCTCGTCTACTCGATCAAGCGCATCGCCAGCTGGGTCTACGCGTCCGGCGCGGACGTGAACTGCAACGCCTCCGCCGCGTCGTCCATGCTCTACAAGCGCATCCGTGTCGAGGTGAGCTGGCCGAACATGATCGGTCAGCCGGTCACCTCGGACACCGTGATCGCACCCTCAACGAAGGTCAGCATCGACACGCTCGGCACCATCCTCGTCTCGACGCGGTCCGCCGCCGGAACGCCCGTCGCGGGCGTCGGCGTGGCGGTCTCGCCGAACCCCGGCTCCGTGCCGACGGCGACCGACAGCATGGGCTGCAGCTACGTCCTCAAGGTGCCAACGGGCACGTACACCGTCACGGCGTCCCTGCCCGGCTACGTCGACCCGCTGCAGAACCCGACGCCGTCGTCGACGACCGTCAAGGTGGAGGCCGGCAAGAGCACCTCCGCGAGCTTCACCTACGACAAGGCCGGGACGATGAAGTGGTCCTGGCCGACGGGCGGTGTGATCGTGCCATCGACGGCGAGCGTCAGCTTCCTCGGCACCTACGGCGTCTGGAGCACCGCGGCGAGCTCCCCGACCACCGCTACGCTGTTCCCGTCGACCGAGTACGACGTGGTGGCCGGCACCTATGTCCCGTACACCGACTCCACCAACTCGGGCTGCCGGTCCCCGAATCCCGGCGACTGGCCCCAGTACACCTCGGCGGGGAAGACCTACGCCGCGCCGGCCCCTCCCTCCGGCACCGTGGCACCGGGCGCCACCGCCACGCCTCTGGACATCGGGAAGCTGCCGATGGGCACGATCACGGTAACGAATCCGTCGAACCAGACCGGCAAGCTCACCATCCGGGCGGTGAGCACCGCGCCGTTCGTCTCCGGCGACCCCGGCTGCACCGCCAAGCCGCAGGCCATCGACTTCAGCACCCAGCTCGGTGCGTCCGCGAACAGCAAGATGACGATCGCCCTTCCCTACGGAGCGTGGACCCTGAAGTACGGGACGTCAACGAACCCCACGACGGTGGCGCCCTCCTCGTGGCTCTCCGTCCCCACCGGCGCGACCGGTGTCACCATCGGCTCCGGCGGCGCCTTCACCCTCGACCCCCGGGTGGTGCAGCCGTGA
- the pilM gene encoding type IV pilus assembly protein PilM — MSTSIVGVDIGNGMIRAVELADPAKPKPTLLRHAEVPLPEGAVNRGEVLEPNTVAAALRELWRKGGFKTRDIVLGMGNQRVLARDLAMPLMSIERIRESLPFHVQDMLPVPVADALLDFYPVSYGQSEGGPVVNGLLIAAVKDAVLANVRAAELAGLTPVDVDLIPFALSRVLLTRGEPSGFSALVDIGANTTTVVIAADGVPQFVRIIPAGGSDMTEALRSGLEIAPHEAEGVKRTLGLASQVSSVDEQRAVEIIYQAAGELLSSLRNTINYFVNTRPDARVERVVLSGGGAGLQGLPEALGEMTRLPVVPGDPYVAVGLSRSLNADELRAKRSSLTVALGLAIGSAA; from the coding sequence ATGTCGACCAGCATCGTGGGTGTGGACATCGGCAACGGCATGATCCGCGCCGTCGAACTCGCCGACCCCGCAAAGCCGAAGCCGACGCTGTTGCGGCACGCGGAGGTCCCGCTGCCGGAAGGCGCGGTGAACCGCGGAGAGGTGCTCGAGCCCAACACCGTCGCCGCGGCGCTGCGCGAGCTCTGGCGCAAGGGCGGCTTCAAGACGCGCGACATCGTGCTCGGGATGGGCAACCAGCGGGTGCTCGCGCGCGATCTGGCGATGCCGCTGATGTCGATCGAGCGGATCCGCGAGTCCCTCCCGTTCCATGTGCAGGACATGCTGCCCGTGCCGGTCGCGGACGCACTCCTCGACTTCTACCCGGTCTCGTACGGACAGAGCGAGGGCGGCCCCGTCGTCAACGGCCTGCTGATCGCGGCCGTCAAGGATGCGGTTCTCGCCAACGTCCGCGCCGCCGAGCTCGCCGGTCTCACGCCGGTGGACGTCGACCTCATCCCGTTCGCGCTGAGCCGGGTGCTGCTGACCCGCGGCGAGCCGAGCGGATTCTCGGCGCTGGTCGACATCGGGGCGAACACCACGACGGTCGTGATCGCCGCCGACGGTGTGCCGCAGTTCGTCCGCATCATCCCCGCCGGCGGCAGCGACATGACCGAGGCGCTCCGCTCCGGGCTCGAGATCGCCCCGCACGAGGCGGAGGGGGTCAAGCGCACACTCGGACTCGCCTCGCAGGTGAGCAGCGTCGACGAGCAGCGCGCGGTGGAGATCATCTACCAGGCCGCCGGCGAGCTGCTGTCGAGCCTGCGGAACACGATCAACTACTTCGTGAACACCCGCCCGGACGCCCGCGTCGAGCGCGTCGTGCTCAGCGGCGGCGGCGCGGGCCTGCAGGGACTGCCGGAGGCGCTCGGTGAGATGACCCGCCTCCCCGTCGTGCCCGGTGACCCCTACGTTGCTGTCGGGTTGTCCCGGTCCTTGAACGCGGATGAGCTCCGCGCGAAACGCTCCAGCCTGACGGTGGCGCTGGGCCTGGCGATCGGAAGTGCAGCATGA